A window from Flammeovirgaceae bacterium encodes these proteins:
- a CDS encoding SAM-dependent DNA methyltransferase: protein MAKKNGNLPDRQAGGTEEPLEKQLWKSADKLRKNIDAAEYKHVVLGLIFLKYISDAFEELYDKLKAGEGEYAGADPEDKDEYKAENVFFVPEKARWSYLLSQAKQPTIGKSVDEAMDVIEKENVSLKGVLPKVYARQNLDPTSLGELIDMIGNIALGDAKARSADILGHVFEYFLGEFALAEGKKGGQFYTPRSVVELLVEMLEPYKGRVFDPCCGSGGMFVQSEEFVTNHQGRINDISIYGQESNQTTWRLAKMNLAIRGIDSSQVKWNNEGSFLNDAHKDLKADYIIANPPFNVSDWSGDLLRTDGRWKYGTPPTGNANYAWIQHFMYHLAPSGQAGFVLAKGALTSKSGGEGDIRKELVEADLIDCIVNLPAKLFLNTQIPASLWFMSRDKTGSFPSSGGVPEGRGGQRNRTGEILFIDARNLGHLINRRTKVLSEEEIKTISDTYHSWRTDAKSCVSAGLPLYEDIKGFCASATKARVAELDYVLTPGRYVGLAEEEDDFDFAERFSSLKAEFEAQLKEEAELNERIAANLQKVKIDE from the coding sequence ATGGCAAAAAAGAACGGAAACCTGCCTGACCGGCAGGCAGGCGGAACGGAAGAACCGTTGGAAAAACAACTCTGGAAATCGGCTGACAAGCTGAGAAAAAACATTGATGCTGCGGAATACAAGCACGTAGTACTTGGACTGATATTCCTGAAATACATCTCAGATGCGTTTGAAGAACTCTACGACAAACTAAAAGCTGGCGAAGGCGAATACGCAGGGGCCGACCCAGAGGACAAAGACGAATACAAAGCTGAGAATGTGTTCTTCGTGCCAGAGAAAGCCCGTTGGTCTTATTTGCTCTCACAAGCCAAACAACCCACCATTGGAAAGTCGGTAGATGAAGCCATGGACGTCATTGAAAAGGAAAACGTTTCGCTGAAAGGCGTTTTGCCTAAAGTGTATGCCCGACAAAATCTTGACCCAACCAGTTTGGGAGAACTCATAGACATGATTGGAAACATTGCCTTAGGTGATGCCAAAGCCCGCAGTGCGGATATTTTGGGTCATGTGTTTGAGTATTTCCTGGGTGAATTTGCCTTGGCAGAAGGTAAAAAGGGCGGACAGTTCTACACGCCAAGAAGCGTTGTTGAACTTCTGGTAGAAATGCTCGAACCTTACAAAGGGCGAGTCTTTGACCCCTGCTGTGGTTCAGGTGGTATGTTCGTGCAGTCTGAGGAATTTGTAACCAACCACCAAGGACGCATCAATGACATTTCCATTTACGGACAGGAAAGCAACCAAACCACCTGGCGACTGGCAAAAATGAATTTGGCCATTAGAGGCATTGACAGCTCTCAAGTGAAATGGAACAATGAAGGCTCTTTTTTAAATGATGCCCACAAAGACCTGAAAGCCGATTACATTATTGCCAACCCACCGTTTAACGTGAGCGATTGGAGCGGTGATTTATTGCGTACCGATGGCCGCTGGAAATACGGGACACCACCCACAGGAAATGCCAACTACGCTTGGATTCAACATTTCATGTACCATTTGGCACCCAGCGGACAAGCAGGTTTTGTGTTGGCTAAAGGCGCTTTGACATCTAAAAGTGGAGGTGAGGGCGACATTAGAAAAGAACTGGTGGAAGCCGATTTGATTGACTGCATTGTAAACCTGCCTGCCAAGTTGTTTTTGAATACACAAATACCTGCTTCGCTTTGGTTTATGAGCCGTGACAAGACAGGTTCATTCCCCTCCTCCGGAGGGGTGCCCGAAGGGCGGGGTGGTCAAAGAAACCGTACAGGTGAAATACTCTTTATTGATGCCCGCAACTTAGGGCATTTGATTAACCGAAGAACCAAAGTGCTTTCTGAGGAAGAGATTAAAACCATTTCGGATACCTACCATTCATGGCGTACAGACGCAAAATCTTGCGTCTCCGCAGGATTGCCCCTATACGAAGACATAAAAGGCTTCTGTGCTTCTGCTACCAAAGCACGAGTAGCGGAACTGGACTATGTACTAACCCCGGGCCGCTATGTAGGCTTGGCAGAGGAAGAAGATGACTTTGACTTTGCCGAACGCTTTAGCAGCCTGAAAGCTGAATTTGAAGCACAGCTCAAAGAAGAAGCTGAACTCAACGAACGGATTGCCGCTAACCTTCAAAAAGTAAAAATTGATGAGTGA
- a CDS encoding hemerythrin domain-containing protein, whose translation MNKPLHDFFTRDHQRIDRLLDKATEQPGQIDMDYYHQFRTQLLKHIKMEEKTLFPAAKMAGQAIMQELLPRYRLEHAAITSLMVPPPTMPLIKVIRHVLEKHDAAEEAPGGLYDVCEALTQGQTQDLLKKLAATEEVPVHPPNPKPIAMEAARQALKRADYDFDGIAGSPG comes from the coding sequence ATGAACAAGCCCTTGCACGATTTCTTCACCAGGGACCACCAGCGGATCGATAGGTTGTTGGACAAGGCCACCGAACAGCCCGGCCAAATCGATATGGATTACTACCACCAGTTCCGCACCCAATTGCTGAAGCACATTAAGATGGAAGAAAAAACGCTTTTTCCCGCGGCAAAAATGGCAGGCCAGGCCATCATGCAGGAGCTTCTTCCCCGCTACCGGCTCGAACATGCGGCCATCACCTCTTTGATGGTGCCCCCGCCTACCATGCCATTGATAAAAGTGATACGGCATGTGTTGGAAAAACACGATGCGGCCGAAGAAGCGCCTGGGGGGCTGTACGATGTGTGCGAGGCGCTGACACAAGGGCAAACCCAGGACCTTTTGAAGAAGCTGGCGGCAACGGAAGAGGTGCCCGTGCACCCACCGAACCCTAAACCCATTGCCATGGAAGCCGCCAGGCAGGCCCTGAAGCGGGCGGACTATGATTTCGATGGGATTGCCGGGTCCCCAGGTTAA
- a CDS encoding peptidase, which produces MLKHYIMPFCLALAMGTTHLLAQQIDEQYNGKIREYTTDPQFLPSIVLDLPDDPNIPSPLEHFGQIIGAPGVMHHTSEIYAYYEALAKASPLIKVEQIGTTEEGRPIKLVVIGSETSMGRLTHYQQQLARLSDPRKVSSAEAVEIIKDSKPVYYLNGGLHSTEMGSPEMLMELAYRLVAGHSDYIKNILDNVIVLINPASEPDGRDKQVDWYYRYTKSRKEYDDGFPRSTPYWGKYVFHDNNRDGIQVSQALSKAIFKVYYKWHPSVMLDLHESVPLLYISTGTGPYNDYMDPITIGEWQTMANNEITSMAAQGLPGTFTWAFFDGWWPGYAMWVANNHNSIGRFYETFGNAGANTYLRDLSKQKYAGDPATSREWYRPAPPTQEVYWSSRNNTNYMQAGVLASLTYAADNGKLLLHNFYKKGVNAIEKGKTGTPKAFVVPKAQKDPAMVAYLINQLRMQGIEVHETKPGSKEGEYVVLLDQPYRNLAITLLTKQAYPKEAKFPPYDDIAWTLGLLYGVEVKAEDEVKFGANDLKMVTSDVVYKGEVEGNGNTYVLDYKAQNTVLPAMYWVKSQNKKATLSVLDEMQVVGGDTLLPGSVIFKGLTRGQSDKIGSQYQLDLIAVANAPGGKQHEVTLPRVAIYHSWFSTQDEGWSRYTFDERGIPYTSIDKDDLKAGDLRKKFDVILVPRMRGNVGDFIYGVDSKFGPMPFTKTAEYPSHGMPDATNDMTGGPGMEGMGQLKAFIDAGGVVVTLDNSTKMVAETGIARELEPYQASGLFHPGSVVTVKARQSNSPVLYGYPGTFHVFRGNGPLFQVDKYNRGMMVLQYGTKPLKDEIPYTGPVMGMPDRKVEKEKKEEGKKDAPYVLSGMVRNEQAIIGHGGIFNVPQGAGRVIAFTFDPLHRYLNHHDAPLVWNVLINWDHLGNP; this is translated from the coding sequence ATGCTTAAACACTACATCATGCCTTTCTGCCTGGCGTTGGCCATGGGCACCACGCACTTATTGGCACAACAAATCGATGAGCAGTACAATGGGAAGATCAGGGAATATACCACCGACCCGCAGTTCCTTCCCTCCATCGTGCTCGACCTCCCCGATGACCCCAATATACCCTCTCCATTGGAACACTTTGGCCAGATCATAGGGGCGCCAGGCGTCATGCACCACACTTCCGAAATCTATGCCTACTACGAGGCCCTCGCCAAGGCCTCCCCGCTGATCAAAGTGGAGCAAATCGGGACTACCGAGGAGGGCAGGCCCATAAAACTGGTGGTCATCGGCAGCGAAACGTCCATGGGCCGCCTCACGCATTACCAGCAACAACTCGCCAGGCTGTCGGACCCGCGAAAGGTTTCCAGCGCGGAAGCCGTTGAAATAATCAAGGACAGCAAACCGGTTTACTACCTCAACGGTGGCCTTCACTCCACGGAGATGGGCTCCCCGGAGATGCTGATGGAACTGGCCTACCGGCTGGTGGCTGGCCATTCGGACTACATCAAAAACATCCTTGACAACGTAATTGTATTGATCAACCCCGCTTCCGAGCCGGATGGGCGTGACAAGCAAGTGGACTGGTACTATCGCTACACCAAATCCAGGAAGGAATATGATGATGGTTTTCCCAGGAGCACGCCCTATTGGGGCAAGTATGTGTTCCACGACAACAACCGCGATGGCATACAGGTGTCGCAGGCCTTGAGCAAGGCCATCTTCAAAGTGTACTATAAGTGGCACCCGTCCGTTATGTTGGACCTTCACGAGTCCGTGCCTTTGCTGTACATCTCCACAGGCACCGGCCCTTACAACGACTACATGGACCCCATTACCATTGGGGAGTGGCAGACCATGGCCAACAACGAAATTACTTCCATGGCGGCACAGGGCCTTCCCGGTACTTTTACCTGGGCCTTCTTTGACGGCTGGTGGCCTGGCTATGCCATGTGGGTGGCCAACAACCACAACAGTATAGGGCGCTTTTATGAAACCTTTGGCAATGCTGGCGCCAACACCTACCTGCGCGACCTGTCAAAACAAAAATATGCGGGGGACCCCGCCACCAGCAGGGAATGGTACCGCCCAGCGCCCCCCACACAAGAGGTGTACTGGTCTTCGCGTAACAACACCAACTACATGCAGGCCGGGGTGCTGGCATCGCTTACCTACGCGGCCGACAACGGTAAGCTGTTGTTGCACAACTTCTACAAAAAGGGCGTAAATGCCATTGAGAAAGGAAAAACCGGCACCCCCAAAGCCTTTGTTGTGCCCAAGGCCCAAAAGGACCCCGCCATGGTGGCGTATTTGATCAACCAATTGCGCATGCAGGGCATAGAAGTGCATGAAACAAAACCGGGGAGCAAAGAGGGGGAATATGTGGTGCTGCTGGACCAGCCTTACCGCAACCTCGCCATCACGCTGCTCACCAAGCAGGCCTATCCAAAAGAAGCCAAGTTCCCCCCATACGATGACATCGCCTGGACCCTGGGCCTGTTATATGGGGTGGAGGTAAAGGCGGAGGATGAAGTGAAGTTTGGCGCAAACGACCTGAAGATGGTCACCTCGGATGTGGTGTACAAAGGGGAAGTGGAGGGCAACGGGAACACCTACGTACTGGATTACAAAGCACAAAACACCGTGCTGCCGGCCATGTACTGGGTCAAGTCGCAGAACAAGAAAGCCACCCTGTCCGTACTGGACGAAATGCAGGTGGTGGGTGGCGACACTCTGCTCCCCGGGTCGGTCATCTTCAAAGGGCTTACACGGGGGCAGTCCGATAAGATCGGGAGCCAGTACCAACTGGACCTGATAGCCGTGGCCAATGCCCCGGGAGGCAAGCAACACGAGGTGACCTTGCCACGGGTGGCCATTTACCACAGTTGGTTCAGCACCCAGGACGAAGGGTGGTCGCGCTACACCTTTGATGAAAGGGGAATTCCCTATACATCCATCGACAAAGACGACCTTAAGGCCGGGGACTTGCGCAAGAAGTTTGACGTGATATTGGTGCCCCGCATGAGGGGCAATGTGGGGGATTTTATTTACGGGGTGGACTCAAAATTTGGCCCGATGCCGTTTACCAAGACGGCCGAGTACCCTTCGCATGGCATGCCCGATGCCACCAACGACATGACCGGTGGCCCGGGAATGGAAGGCATGGGGCAACTGAAGGCATTTATTGATGCAGGAGGGGTGGTGGTCACCCTGGACAACTCCACCAAGATGGTGGCCGAAACAGGGATCGCCCGTGAACTGGAGCCCTACCAGGCATCAGGGTTGTTCCATCCCGGTTCGGTGGTAACGGTAAAAGCGCGCCAGTCGAACAGCCCGGTGCTGTATGGCTACCCGGGCACCTTCCACGTGTTCCGCGGCAATGGCCCCTTGTTCCAGGTTGATAAATACAACAGGGGCATGATGGTGCTGCAGTACGGCACCAAGCCCTTGAAAGACGAAATTCCCTATACCGGCCCGGTGATGGGCATGCCCGACAGGAAGGTGGAAAAGGAAAAAAAGGAAGAAGGGAAAAAGGATGCCCCTTACGTACTGTCTGGGATGGTGCGCAACGAGCAGGCCATCATTGGCCACGGGGGGATATTCAACGTGCCCCAGGGCGCTGGCCGGGTCATAGCGTTTACGTTTGATCCGCTGCACCGCTACCTCAACCACCACGATGCCCCGCTGGTGTGGAACGTTTTGATCAACTGGGACCATTTGGGTAACCCATAA
- a CDS encoding peptidase, whose amino-acid sequence MRKHYLLLACFSFMLGGAPLFAQQIDEKYNGKIKEYTTDPRFLPQSVLDLTIVPNVPSPLAHFGKIIGAPGEMHTTSEIYGYYAALAKASPKVSMQQVGTTEEGRPIQLVVVASEETMKRMDHYRGQLALLADPRKLEGKDVEAVIADSKPIYYLNAGLHSPEMGSPEMMMELTYRLATGTSKEIKNIMDNVIVIVNPASEADGRDKQVDWYHRYSKKHTDYEDGFMHSPPYWGKYVFHDNNRDGLQVSQELTKAAYKIYYDWHPTVMHDLHESVPLIYMSTGTGPYNETIDPILVGEWQVMANHDVTALATQGLPGAFTWAFYDGWYPGYLFWIANNHNATGRFYETFGNAGANTYVRDLSKSSFAGDPVTRREWYRPDPATEKVNWSSRNNINYMEAGVIAALGYTATNASLLLHNFYQKGLNNIKRGKEGSPRAYVIPREQRDPNMSAYLVNQLMKQDIEVHQAPSGDYVVLLDQPYRNLAVSLLSRQDYPSTAKFPPYDDIAWTMGYLYGVDVKAEDKVDYPTSGLKRLTSEVKYEGKVSGNGGTYVLNYKAQNAVLPAMYWAKSQNKKLKISVLDESATINDAPMEAGTVVFSGITPDQAKKMGQQFGLDLVAVGTAPTARQHEVALPRVAIYHSWFSTQDEGWSRFTFDTYGIPYTSIDKDDLKAGGLKAKFDVVLVPRMRGDGSDFVNGINKKWSPLPYTKTKEFPSHGSPDATDDMTGGPGFAGVSQLRQFVDEGGVIVTLDNATKMLVDAGVIPGLNAYNAPGLFHPGSVVNVKKKKDSPVTYGYPEVFPVFKGIAPLFQTPKHSRDMMVLQYGTKPLKDDVEYTGPIMGLPEKEKPAASSGAATKSGEVPYVLSGMVRNEQTIIGHGTIYNVPVGKGRAVAFTFDPLHRFLNLSDAPLVWNVLINWDHL is encoded by the coding sequence ATGCGAAAACACTATTTGTTATTGGCCTGCTTTTCGTTCATGCTTGGCGGTGCCCCACTGTTTGCCCAGCAAATCGATGAGAAGTACAACGGGAAGATAAAAGAATATACTACCGACCCGCGCTTTTTGCCGCAGTCCGTACTTGATCTGACCATTGTCCCCAACGTACCATCCCCCCTGGCGCATTTTGGCAAGATCATAGGCGCCCCTGGCGAGATGCACACCACCAGCGAAATCTACGGTTACTACGCAGCGTTGGCCAAGGCTTCCCCCAAGGTGTCCATGCAGCAAGTGGGCACTACGGAAGAGGGGAGGCCCATTCAGTTGGTGGTGGTCGCCAGCGAAGAAACAATGAAACGGATGGACCACTACCGTGGCCAACTGGCGTTGCTTGCCGATCCACGCAAGCTGGAAGGCAAGGATGTGGAGGCCGTTATTGCCGATAGCAAGCCCATTTATTACCTCAATGCCGGGCTGCATTCCCCGGAGATGGGGTCTCCAGAGATGATGATGGAACTCACCTACAGGCTGGCCACCGGCACCAGCAAGGAAATCAAAAACATCATGGACAATGTGATCGTTATTGTGAACCCCGCCTCCGAAGCCGATGGCCGCGACAAGCAGGTGGACTGGTACCATCGGTATTCCAAAAAACACACCGACTATGAAGACGGCTTCATGCACTCGCCTCCTTATTGGGGCAAATACGTGTTCCACGACAACAACCGCGATGGGTTGCAGGTATCGCAGGAGCTGACCAAGGCCGCGTACAAGATTTATTACGATTGGCACCCTACGGTCATGCACGACCTGCACGAGTCCGTGCCCCTCATCTATATGTCCACCGGCACGGGGCCGTACAATGAAACCATCGACCCGATTTTGGTAGGCGAATGGCAGGTAATGGCCAACCATGACGTGACCGCACTGGCCACCCAAGGGCTGCCCGGTGCCTTTACGTGGGCGTTTTACGATGGGTGGTACCCCGGTTATTTGTTCTGGATCGCCAACAACCACAATGCCACCGGGCGTTTTTATGAAACATTTGGCAACGCAGGGGCAAATACCTATGTGCGAGACTTATCAAAATCCAGTTTTGCGGGAGACCCCGTAACCCGTAGGGAATGGTACCGTCCCGACCCGGCCACGGAGAAAGTGAACTGGTCTTCCAGGAACAATATCAATTATATGGAGGCTGGTGTAATTGCTGCCCTGGGCTACACCGCCACCAATGCCAGCCTGCTGCTCCACAATTTTTATCAAAAAGGGTTGAACAATATTAAGCGTGGCAAAGAAGGGTCGCCCCGTGCCTATGTCATTCCCAGGGAACAACGCGACCCCAACATGTCGGCTTACCTGGTAAACCAACTGATGAAGCAGGACATAGAGGTGCACCAGGCACCCTCGGGCGATTACGTGGTGCTGTTGGACCAGCCTTACCGCAACCTGGCAGTGTCGCTGCTGTCCAGGCAAGATTATCCTTCCACGGCCAAGTTTCCCCCTTATGACGATATCGCCTGGACGATGGGCTACCTTTATGGCGTGGACGTGAAGGCCGAAGACAAGGTGGACTATCCAACCAGTGGGTTGAAACGGCTTACCAGCGAAGTAAAGTACGAAGGAAAGGTTAGCGGCAATGGTGGAACATACGTGCTCAACTACAAAGCCCAAAATGCAGTGCTTCCTGCCATGTATTGGGCAAAGTCACAAAACAAAAAATTAAAAATCAGTGTGCTGGACGAAAGCGCAACCATAAACGATGCCCCCATGGAGGCAGGGACGGTGGTTTTCTCCGGCATTACCCCCGACCAGGCAAAGAAAATGGGCCAACAGTTTGGCCTTGACCTGGTGGCCGTAGGCACGGCCCCCACGGCCAGGCAGCATGAAGTGGCCTTGCCACGCGTGGCCATCTACCACAGTTGGTTCAGCACACAGGACGAAGGCTGGTCGCGGTTCACCTTTGATACGTATGGGATCCCTTACACCTCCATAGACAAAGACGACTTGAAGGCCGGGGGATTGAAGGCAAAATTTGATGTGGTGCTGGTGCCCAGGATGCGCGGTGACGGAAGCGACTTTGTCAATGGGATAAACAAAAAATGGAGTCCCCTCCCTTACACCAAAACCAAGGAATTTCCTTCCCACGGTTCCCCCGATGCCACCGATGACATGACGGGCGGGCCTGGTTTTGCAGGGGTAAGCCAATTGCGGCAATTTGTGGACGAAGGCGGGGTGATCGTAACGCTGGACAATGCAACCAAAATGTTGGTGGATGCCGGGGTAATCCCCGGGTTGAATGCCTACAATGCCCCCGGTCTTTTTCATCCCGGGTCTGTGGTCAATGTAAAGAAGAAAAAGGACAGCCCCGTGACGTATGGCTACCCCGAGGTGTTTCCCGTTTTCAAAGGCATTGCGCCATTGTTTCAAACGCCAAAACACAGTAGGGACATGATGGTGTTGCAATATGGCACTAAGCCCTTGAAAGACGATGTGGAATATACAGGGCCTATAATGGGCCTCCCGGAAAAGGAAAAACCAGCCGCTTCCTCAGGGGCGGCAACAAAAAGCGGTGAGGTGCCCTATGTATTGTCGGGCATGGTGCGCAACGAGCAAACCATCATCGGGCATGGCACCATCTATAATGTGCCCGTGGGCAAAGGCAGGGCGGTGGCCTTCACTTTTGATCCTTTGCACCGTTTCCTTAACTTGAGCGATGCCCCCTTGGTGTGGAACGTATTGATCAACTGGGACCATTTGTAA
- a CDS encoding ABC transporter permease → MALRFLRWFCPGALHEGIEGDLMEQFEVDRGTKGPGFAKRRLLWNVLRFFHPEIFLRNRFSITIINTIMLGNYFKVTWRNIQKRKMYSIINAVGLSIGIAFCILIFLFIRDEKSFDQFQANKDNIYRIDVHEYAYWNTNVPEKDRYRSHAYMQMPLKEVLKQEASMVEYATRYSPSFKGIVRYRDKAFTEDLTYVDADFFKMFSFTPLVGNKDKFFQTNSEVVITKEIAHKYFEGEDPIGKVLQVDSEGERSFMVTGIMETPPPNSSIGFKILLPMENRPFYERQVQSWGNFNTPTFVQLKAGSDLASFDHALGQITEKYMGERLKNWRKEGSVPDNIDIFHYGHTALTDIHLTKGIDWEKVSDPQYSFILGGIALLILLIACINYISLALTSSASRRKEVGVRKVLGAFRKQLVFQFGLESMMLAFSSLIIGIGLALLFLPYFNGFTGKAISLTGTGMLALLAYGLAIALLVGILAGAYPSLVLSGFNPALVLKKLYGAKMGAAFAKPLVVLQFALSAFLIISSVVMYKQMYFITTKDLGYNTAQVLVVPTQTGWNNDAEKVVAQFRARLQQEPDVVAVSGTSSSFNRGWSKSGYKIDGVNRSAFVYAVDPYYIPLLGLELVSGRNFDPGIPSDTNAVIVNEALVKDMGWTSPLEEYLNYGEDSVGPGARVIGVVKDYHYRSLETTIEPMFLSMDRGFAGHLAAMLLKVRPQDIPGTIKKISKVWAAMYPDKPFDYSFMDEDVARQYESYQRWMRIVGLSTGFAILISCLGLFGLSGINAVNRTKEIGIRKVMGAGLGSIFALMNKQFMVLSAIAFVMAIPFSWYVMRQWLGKFEFRTDMDWPLFAASMLGGVLIALLTVSYHSLKAAHTNPAETLKHE, encoded by the coding sequence ATGGCCTTGCGTTTCCTTCGGTGGTTTTGCCCGGGGGCCTTGCATGAGGGCATCGAGGGCGATCTAATGGAGCAATTCGAGGTTGACCGGGGCACAAAAGGGCCAGGCTTTGCCAAAAGGCGTTTGCTCTGGAACGTATTACGCTTCTTTCACCCGGAAATCTTTTTGAGGAACCGGTTTTCCATCACAATAATCAATACCATTATGTTAGGAAATTACTTTAAAGTCACCTGGCGGAACATCCAAAAGCGAAAAATGTATTCCATTATCAACGCGGTTGGGCTGAGCATTGGCATTGCCTTTTGCATATTGATATTCCTTTTTATCAGGGATGAAAAAAGCTTTGACCAATTCCAGGCAAACAAGGACAACATCTACCGTATTGATGTGCACGAATATGCCTATTGGAACACAAACGTGCCGGAAAAGGACAGGTACCGTTCGCACGCCTACATGCAGATGCCTTTGAAGGAAGTCCTTAAGCAGGAAGCCTCAATGGTGGAATATGCCACCCGCTATTCCCCCAGCTTTAAAGGCATTGTACGCTACAGGGACAAAGCCTTTACAGAGGACCTTACCTATGTGGACGCGGATTTTTTCAAGATGTTTTCCTTTACGCCCCTGGTGGGGAACAAGGACAAATTCTTTCAAACCAATTCAGAAGTGGTCATCACCAAAGAAATCGCCCATAAATATTTTGAGGGTGAAGACCCTATCGGGAAAGTATTGCAGGTTGATAGTGAAGGCGAGCGGTCTTTTATGGTGACGGGCATTATGGAAACACCGCCCCCCAACTCGAGCATTGGTTTCAAGATTTTGCTCCCCATGGAAAACCGCCCATTCTATGAGCGCCAGGTGCAAAGCTGGGGGAATTTTAACACGCCCACCTTTGTGCAGCTAAAGGCAGGCAGCGACCTCGCCTCGTTCGACCATGCCCTGGGGCAGATCACGGAAAAATATATGGGGGAGCGCCTTAAAAACTGGCGCAAAGAGGGGAGCGTGCCTGACAACATTGATATCTTCCACTATGGCCATACCGCCTTGACAGACATCCACCTCACAAAGGGGATTGACTGGGAAAAGGTCAGCGACCCGCAATATTCGTTTATCCTGGGTGGCATCGCCTTGCTGATCCTCTTGATCGCCTGCATCAATTATATTTCATTGGCGCTCACTTCCTCGGCCTCACGCAGGAAGGAGGTGGGGGTACGTAAGGTGTTGGGCGCATTCAGGAAACAATTGGTCTTCCAATTTGGGTTGGAGTCAATGATGTTGGCCTTTTCGTCCCTGATAATTGGCATCGGCCTTGCCCTATTGTTTTTGCCCTATTTTAATGGGTTTACCGGCAAGGCCATCTCCTTAACTGGCACAGGCATGCTCGCCCTGCTGGCCTATGGGCTGGCCATTGCGCTGCTGGTGGGGATACTGGCGGGCGCCTACCCGTCATTGGTGCTCTCGGGTTTCAACCCTGCCCTGGTGTTGAAAAAATTATATGGCGCAAAGATGGGGGCGGCCTTTGCCAAACCATTGGTGGTGCTGCAATTTGCTTTGTCCGCTTTTCTTATTATCAGTTCGGTGGTGATGTACAAACAGATGTATTTTATCACCACCAAAGACCTGGGGTACAATACCGCCCAGGTGCTGGTGGTCCCCACCCAAACGGGGTGGAACAATGATGCTGAAAAAGTGGTAGCGCAATTTCGCGCACGCCTGCAACAGGAGCCTGACGTGGTGGCTGTTTCCGGCACTAGTTCCTCGTTCAACAGGGGCTGGTCAAAAAGCGGCTATAAAATCGATGGCGTCAACCGGTCTGCCTTTGTGTATGCGGTCGATCCGTACTACATACCGTTGCTGGGCCTTGAACTTGTCTCCGGCAGGAACTTTGACCCGGGCATCCCCTCCGATACCAATGCGGTTATTGTCAATGAAGCCCTCGTCAAGGACATGGGGTGGACCAGCCCGCTGGAGGAATACCTTAATTATGGTGAAGATTCCGTTGGGCCTGGCGCGCGCGTCATCGGGGTGGTAAAGGATTACCACTACCGCTCTTTGGAAACCACGATTGAGCCCATGTTTTTAAGTATGGATAGGGGGTTTGCCGGCCACCTTGCCGCCATGCTGCTGAAAGTGCGGCCCCAGGATATCCCTGGAACCATTAAAAAAATAAGTAAAGTGTGGGCAGCCATGTACCCGGACAAACCTTTTGACTACAGCTTTATGGACGAGGATGTGGCCAGGCAATACGAATCGTACCAACGGTGGATGCGCATTGTTGGGTTGTCCACCGGCTTTGCCATACTTATTTCATGCCTTGGCCTGTTTGGGTTGTCCGGCATCAATGCGGTGAACAGGACCAAAGAGATAGGCATCCGCAAGGTAATGGGTGCGGGGCTTGGAAGTATTTTTGCCCTGATGAACAAACAGTTTATGGTCCTTTCTGCCATTGCCTTTGTGATGGCCATTCCGTTTTCATGGTATGTGATGAGGCAATGGCTCGGCAAGTTTGAATTCAGGACGGATATGGATTGGCCCCTGTTCGCGGCAAGTATGCTGGGTGGCGTACTGATTGCCTTGCTGACGGTAAGCTACCATTCGCTAAAAGCGGCACATACCAATCCTGCCGAAACATTGAAGCACGAATGA